From the Acidiferrobacteraceae bacterium genome, one window contains:
- the pip gene encoding prolyl aminopeptidase — protein MHPLFPEIQPYQTHRIAVGGEHELYVEESGSPQGLPVVFVHGGPGAGCEEYHRRFFDPNIYRIILFDQRGAGRSTPHASLEGNTTVDLVADMELIRTHLHVERWVVFGGSWGSTLGLVYAETHPERVLGLILRGIFLCRPHEIRWFYQEGTSRVFPDFWQDFIHPIPEDERSDLVRAHHQRLVGDDEVARMASAKAWSLWEGRTANLRPHKEVVDFFGDPHVALALARIEAHYFVNDCFLAPNQILRDAYRIADIPGYIVHGRYDLICPLENAWELAQTWAMGQLEIVPDAGHSATEPGIVDALVQATISMPGRLDL, from the coding sequence ATGCACCCACTGTTTCCCGAAATTCAGCCCTACCAGACCCACCGCATCGCCGTGGGTGGCGAACATGAACTCTATGTGGAGGAAAGCGGTTCGCCTCAGGGCCTTCCCGTTGTCTTTGTACATGGCGGCCCGGGCGCGGGTTGCGAGGAATACCATCGTCGTTTTTTCGACCCGAATATCTACCGGATCATTCTGTTTGATCAACGTGGCGCCGGCCGTTCGACCCCCCATGCCTCACTCGAAGGAAACACGACAGTCGACCTGGTCGCTGACATGGAGCTGATCCGCACACACCTGCATGTGGAGCGGTGGGTGGTTTTTGGTGGGTCCTGGGGCTCGACCCTGGGTCTGGTCTACGCGGAAACCCATCCGGAGCGAGTGCTCGGGCTCATCCTGCGGGGAATCTTCCTGTGTCGCCCCCATGAGATTCGATGGTTTTACCAGGAGGGGACCAGCCGGGTGTTTCCGGATTTCTGGCAGGACTTCATACACCCGATCCCGGAAGATGAGCGCTCTGACCTGGTGCGTGCGCACCACCAGCGTCTTGTCGGGGACGACGAGGTGGCGCGCATGGCCTCGGCCAAGGCCTGGTCACTGTGGGAAGGAAGAACGGCCAATCTGCGTCCCCACAAGGAGGTCGTGGATTTTTTTGGAGACCCCCACGTGGCCCTGGCCCTGGCGCGCATCGAGGCCCATTATTTCGTAAATGATTGCTTTCTAGCCCCAAACCAGATTCTCCGTGACGCGTATCGGATTGCGGACATTCCAGGTTACATCGTCCACGGGCGATACGACCTGATTTGCCCGCTGGAGAATGCCTGGGAGCTGGCACAGACCTGGGCGATGGGCCAACTGGAAATCGTGCCTGACGCTGGGCACTCGGCCACCGAACCCGG